One window of Cydia pomonella isolate Wapato2018A chromosome 7, ilCydPomo1, whole genome shotgun sequence genomic DNA carries:
- the LOC133519983 gene encoding uncharacterized protein LOC133519983, which translates to MTDKNLSPPNSSVSTPPTYKKVRNPFDRVLIDKLHKPICSPSMCKIYKKERRGSFRWDIDQACTLQPTDIVACSSQFEPSPDPNLDQIAEEATEIFFSQEMVMPSPMESSKKKPQLMPLAESEKLIESFKDSTVILKDVSAQTTLSLPPELPPELEKILAPYFTFNQGRDIFGEYEITANGSLRRKLFFEHSDIGHHSECDSEQTDDEHHDPQPPSSFEPHNPVTVSPDLYKDLVKKGMKRTFDTPVGKGQSHCKLHNKILDVIDFGDHCISPIHFNTPPKRLDQQSSMSSFASVSISPVTKVTSSDEEKNNFTSPESEAMATCLDCIASDSDPDSGKKGRCFCKSTPNISLKRSASLKDSPPRRKHSFSFAGKRSLSLSSLHRSRSVQKLDFSMNMSVDGSLHDHSQADCESSPSPDAPNSWSLVGDASVSHLEKESHKELSHTKRPAKKYSLETMDNTPIKGKTKNSGRHEISKIRAPLTMTPMDMSLDNSLDISDNALSMEDKKIDFNNIDLKFLTENITKFDYTATEVTKNATDATSSFKKLDSGINENTFFTNASSYYECAIKPSELTITNTNASALKEISNVHWARVDSGFKDETSSDNTQFSTIDSKSKVFRFTEAKLEDKENLMTGNFSGFLNQPSNKGEVMSMSDLFPDDMTFTCNFSSTPSKSKPNT; encoded by the exons ATGACCGACAAAAATCTTAGCCCACCAAATAGTTCTGTATCTACTCCGCCAACATATAAAAAAGTGCGAAATCCCTTTGATAGAGTACTGATCGATAAATTACACAAACCAATATGCAG tccTTCAATGTGCAAAATTTATAAGAAAGAACGGCGGGGATCGTTCCGTTGGGATATAGACCAGGCATGTACGTTACAGCCGACGGACATAGTCGCATGCAGCAGTCAGTTCGAGCCTTCCCCCGACCCTAATTTAGATCAAATAGCTGAGGAGGCTACAGAAAt aTTCTTTTCGCAAGAAATGGTAATGCCAAGTCCAATGGAGTCCTCAAAGAAGAAACCACAACTTATGCCTCTTGCTGAAAGTGAGAAGCTGATTGAAAGCTTTAAAGACAGCACTGTGATTTTGAAAGATG TTTCAGCTCAGACCACCCTCAGTTTACCTCCAGAACTACCTCCAGAGTTAGAGAAAATATTAGCTCCATACTTCACATTCAATCAg GGCCGAGACATCTTCGGCGAGTACGAAATCACTGCAAACGGTTCGCTGCGTCGCAAGTTGTTCTTCGAGCATAGCGACATCGGGCACCATAGCGAGTGCGATTCGGAACAAACTGATGACGAGCATCATGACCCTCAGCCGCCGTCGAGTTTCGAGCCGCACAACCCGGTCACGGTCAGCCCAGACTTG TACAAAGATTTAGTTAAAAAAGGCATGAAGCGAACATTCGACACGCCTGTAGGAAAAGGCCAGTCCCACTGCAAGCTACACAACAAAATCCTCGACGTTATAGATTTTGGAGACCACTGCATAAGTCCTATACATTTCAACACTCCACCTAAGAGGCTCGACCAGCAATCATCGATGTCATCGTTCGCTTCGGTGTCTATATCACCGGTCACTAAAGTCACTTCTAGTGATGAAGAG AAAAACAACTTCACCTCGCCCGAATCCGAGGCCATGGCGACATGTTTAGACTGCATCGCCTCCGACTCGGATCCTGACAGCGGCAAGAAAGGCCGCTGCTTCTGCAAGTCCACGCCCAACATTAGCTTAAAACGTAGTGCTTCGCTGAAG GATTCGCCGCCGCGGAGGAAGCATTCGTTCTCGTTTGCGGGCAAGCGGAGTTTGAGTCTGTCGAGCTTGCATCGGAGTCGGTCGGTGCAGAAGCTCGACTTTAGCATGAACATGAGTGTGGACGGCTCGCTGCATGACCATTCGCAAG CGGATTGTGAATCTTCACCATCACCAGATGCACCCAATTCGTGGTCACTAGTCGGAGACGCCAGCGTCAGCCATTTAGAGAAAGAATCGCACAAGGAGCTCAGTCACACTAAGAGGCCTGCCAAGAAGTATAGCTTGGAAACTATGGACAATACACCTATCAAAGGAAAAACGAAGAACAGTGGGCGACATGAAATTAGCAAAATTCGGGCACCATTGACCATGACTCCAATGGATATGTCCTTAGATAATAGCTTAGATATCTCAGATAACGCCCTCAGCATGGAGGACAAGAAGATAGACTTCAACAACATTGATCTCAAATTTTTGACTGAAAATATTACTAAGTTCGATTACACTGCCACGGAAGTTACTAAGAACGCGACGGACGCAACCTCTAGCTTTAAGAAACTGGATAGTGGAATTAACGAGAACACTTTCTTTACGAACGCTTCTAGTTACTACGAATGCGCCATAAAACCCTCAGAGTTAACTATTACTAATACTAATGCGTCGGCGTTAAAAGAAATCTCTAATGTACACTGGGCAAGAGTGGACAGTGGGTTCAAAGATGAGACATCTTCAGACAATACTCAGTTTTCTACGATTGACTCGAAATCTAAAGTATTTCGCTTCACTGAGGCTAAGTTAGAAGACAAGGAAAATCTAATGACTGGAAACTTCAGCGGGTTTCTGAACCAACCTTCAAACAAAGGTGAGGTTATGTCAATGTCTGATTTGTTCCCAGATGACATGACTTTCACCTGTAACTTCTCTTCGACCCCTTCCAAAAGCAAACCCAACACttaa
- the LOC133519986 gene encoding uncharacterized protein LOC133519986: MDSQNLDVSYEPMDVDLSSNTIKNMDDTHSEPEDRKTISRSSSPITFFTTLIKQEPVMENMNPVSVCDSEAKGFQNVKKYHIIMQPKKTIGSCLLVKLSVLFVLFACALVYQNTFTCCEGLDTTNMKEILSRQLYGQKRAIELISRSLDARVNSKILFLYGGTGVGKTYATTLMFEEVWNMTNVYHYLMPSFMETFPDDLLLGMSFCKSSILIVDDLSRNDFHIKEHIKNVIDKSEYLKKNITVILIYNYDNIEKNLMKNSNAAFFEFELREAFSDIDAYKEFIKFEPLTEDHLKLCITYELGYHNVANMEQIVKNFNVTLDGCKGVHTKMKLLNVF, from the coding sequence ATGGATTCTCAAAATTTGGATGTAAGTTACGAGCCAATGGACGTAGATTTAAGCTCCAATACCATCAAGAATATGGACGATACACATTCTGAACCTGAAGACCGAAAAACTATTTCAAGATCGTCTTCtcctataacattttttacaaCTCTTATTAAACAAGAACCTGTAATGGAAAATATGAACCCAGTTTCAGTTTGTGACAGTGAAGCAAAAGGCTTCCAAAATGTTAAGAAGTACCATATTATTATGCAGCCAAAAAAGACAATAGGATCATGCCTATTGGTAAAACTTTCAGTTTTATTTGTACTCTTCGCATGTGCGTTAGTATATCAGAATACATTCACGTGTTGTGAAGGATTAGATACAACTAATATGAAAGAGATACTTAGTAGACAATTGTATGGGCAAAAGAGGGCTATTGAGTTAATATCAAGATCACTGGATGCTCGAGTAAATAGCAAGATCTTATTTCTATATGGTGGTACAGGAGTTGGAAAGACATATGCTACCACTCTGATGTTTGAAGAAGTGTGGAACATGACAAATGTTTACCACTACTTGATGCCTAGTTTCATGGAGACATTTCCGGATGATTTGTTATTAGGTATGTCCTTTTGTAAGTCCTCCATATTGATTGTTGATGACTTATCACGCAATGACTTCCATATCAAGGAGcacataaaaaatgttattgataAAAGTGAATATTTAAAGAAGAATATAACTGTTATTCTGATCTACAATTATGATAACATTGAAAAGAATTTAATGAAGAATTCAAACGCAGCTTTCTTTGAGTTTGAGCTGAGAGAGGCTTTTAGTGACATAGATGCTTATAAAGAATTTATTAAATTCGAGCCACTAACTGAGGATCATCTGAAATTATGCATAACGTATGAATTGGGGTATCACAATGTGGCCAACATGGAGCAGATAGTGAAGAATTTTAATGTAACGCTGGACGGCTGTAAAGGTGTTCACactaaaatgaagcttttgAATGTTTTCTGA